The following proteins come from a genomic window of Lolium rigidum isolate FL_2022 chromosome 5, APGP_CSIRO_Lrig_0.1, whole genome shotgun sequence:
- the LOC124654009 gene encoding ocs element-binding factor 1-like yields the protein MSSSSLSPGGRLSGSDGDSAGTFAAGDNRREKRRLSNRESARRSRLRKQQHLDELVQEVARLKAENARVLGRANDIAGQFVRVDQENTVLRARAAELGDRLRSVNQVLRVVEEFSGVAMDIQEECPPDDPLLRPWQIPYPATAMPIAATATHMLQY from the coding sequence ATGTCGTCGTCGTCTCTGTCGCCGGGAGGAAGGCTGTCCGGGTCGGACGGCGACTCGGCGGGCACGTTCGCGGCCGGGGACAACCGGCGGGAGAAGCGGCGGCTGTCGAACCGGGAGTCGGCGCGGCGGTCGAGGCTGCGGAAGCAGCAGCACCTGGACGAGCTGGTGCAGGAGGTGGCGCGGCTCAAGGCCGAGAACGCGCGCGTGCTGGGGCGCGCCAACGACATCGCGGGGCAGTTCGTGCGCGTCGACCAGGAGAACACGGTGCTCCGGGCGCGCGCCGCCGAGCTCGGCGACCGCCTGCGCTCCGTCAACCAGGTGCTCCGCGTCGTCGAGGAGTTCAGCGGCGTCGCCATGGACATCCAGGAGGAGTGCCCGCCCGACGACCCCCTGCTCCGGCCGTGGCAGATCCCCTACCCGGCCACCGCCATGCCCATCGCCGCCACCGCAACGCACATGCTCCAGTACTGA
- the LOC124652962 gene encoding cytochrome c oxidase subunit 5C gives MAGGRIAHATLKGPSVVKEIFIGLTLGLVAGGMWKMHHWNEQRKTRSFYDMLEKGQISVVVEE, from the coding sequence ATGGCAGGCGGCAGAATTGCACATGCTACCCTCAAGGGTCCGAGCGTGGTGAAGGAGATCTTCATTGGACTCACCCTCGGGCTGGTTGCTGGTGGTATGTGGAAGATGCATCACTGGAACGAGCAGAGGAAGACTCGATCCTTCTATGACATGCTTGAGAAGGGTCAGATCAGTGTCGTTGTCGAGGAGTAG
- the LOC124653431 gene encoding eukaryotic translation initiation factor 5B: MSSRSNSKRLPSDDNVASDGGLRRREIYLNGPSLERASKRITEGVLSPSSMKNSNKSKGTNQLHSEASGSNSRKSESRHVIHVSAGNDDLSTTQKPRKVKLKIGGISRTIPAKPNPNLPDSRSSAAKPTQLGDSWHRQKHGNQTEGAKDKSRLPSSQDKKTKKLRTIEDTFTPEQPAKVQRESSSDPVRKSRRIAKKSNFDSEFDEEYDASTLENLGASNVNDGHGRDSKNKGGSNSKNNASKKDRSRSTVYEVDNDFATPQSNRDGKKRSMDNSVADADNTEEELASDSELEPGNKKQKAVTESPANVKIEPLTTRRRALQSWMDGNSNSTVEFPDGLPAASSRSKKEKLSDAEMLAKKAEAAQRRKLQVEKATKESEAEAIRKILGLDTEKKKEERKQKEREEKEKAARAEELARNSIRWVMGPTGTVVSFPDSVGLPSIFNSKPCSYPPPREKCAGPSCTNVYRYRDSKLKLPLCSLECYKAVRGNA, encoded by the exons ATGTCATCTAGGAGTAATTCGAAGAGGTTGCCTTCAGATGACAATGTTGCCTCTGATGGAGGACTCCGAAGACGAGAGATTTATCTGAACGGGCCTTCCCTGGAGCGTGCTTCCAAGCGTATCACCGAGGGTGTTCTATCCCCTTCAAGCATGAAAAACTCAAATAAGAGCAAAGGGACCAACCAGTTGCATTCCGAGGCCTCGGGAAGTAATTCAAGAAAGAGTGAGAGCAGGCATGTGATACATGTGTCTGCGGGGAATGATGATTTATCAACCACTCAAAAACCGAGGAAAGTGAAGCTCAAAATTGGTGGAATTAGTCGGACTATACCAGCAAAACCAAATCCTAATTTACCAGATTCCAGGTCTTCAGCTGCAAAGCCTACACAGCTGGGAGATTCATGGCACCGGCAAAAGCACGGTAATCAG ACTGAAGGCGCAAAAGATAAAAGTAGGTTACCCTCTTCTCaagacaagaaaacaaaaaaactgAGAACAATTGAAGATACCTTCACTCCGGAACAACCTGCCAAAGTTCAGAGAGAATCATCTTCAGATCCTGTCCGGAAGAGTAGGAGGATTGCTAAGAAATCAAACTTTGACAGTGAATTTGATGAGGAATATGATGCAAGTACTCTTGAAAATCTTGGAGCttctaatgttaatgatggtcatGGTCGTGATTCTAAAAACAAAGGAGGAAGTAACTCTAAGAATAATGCCTCAAAGAAAGATAGAAGTAGGAGCACAGTTTATGAGGTTGATAATGATTTTGCTACACCCCAATCAAATAGAGATGGGAAGAAAAGGTCGATGGATAATTCTGTTGCTGATGCTGATAATACTGAAGAGGAACTGGCCTCTGATAGTGAACTCGAACCCGGAAACAAGAAGCAGAAGGCAGTCACTGAGTCACCTGCCAATGTTAAGATTGAACCTCTCACGACACGTCGCCGAGCCCTCCAGTCATGGATGGATGGGAACAGCAACAGTACCGTTGAGTTCCCTGACGGTttaccagcagcttcctcaagaa GCAAGAAGGAAAAGCTCTCTGATGCAGAGATGCTCGCCAAGAAGGCTGAGGCCGCTCAACGGCGCAAGTTGCAAGTGGAGAAAGCCACAAAAGAAAGCGAG GCTGAAGCTATAAGGAAAATATTGGGCCTGGAcaccgagaagaagaaagaagagaggaagcaaaaggAGCGAGAAGAGAAG GAGAAGGCAGCCAGGGCGGAAGAACTAGCCAGAAACTCCATCCGCTGGGTCATGGGCCCCACGGGCACGGTGGTTTCGTTCCCTGATTCTGTAGGCCTCCCCAGCATCTTCAACTCCAAGCCCTGCAG CTACCCTCCCCCACGTGAGAAGTGCGCCGGACCGTCGTGCACGAACGTGTACCGGTACAGGGACTCGAAGCTGAAGCTCCCCCTCTGCAGCCTGGAGTGCTACAAAGCCGTCCGTGGGAACGCTTGA